The following coding sequences lie in one Alicyclobacillus curvatus genomic window:
- a CDS encoding EAL domain-containing protein: protein MAKKPFGGYYYPNYPTIPNLLATFADRLERLDVVYQPIINHAENSIFAYEALSRPQYQGRLIPPDLWFRTACESNLSVQADLLALFSSIKHFRRTLQGASTSAALFVNVMPSSVGEKSFREGIEFLFEAGHCRPQELVLEIIEYVSYDPSQIAEILEPLRGLGVRIALDDVGVGSTNLLALVELEPDFIKIDRSLIQGISASWTKQRLLKYLTEFMQCENSVIAEGVEYREDLLAIRECGVRLSQGYYWSPPVTGDDHMLLTVEIEKQREALIQLVEKKGGILTDDDVVTKSQELDLLLTQHCRFHHPW from the coding sequence ATGGCAAAAAAACCCTTCGGGGGGTATTATTATCCTAATTATCCAACAATACCCAATCTCCTAGCAACTTTCGCAGATAGGCTGGAACGACTCGATGTCGTATATCAACCTATAATCAATCATGCGGAAAACTCCATTTTTGCTTACGAAGCCCTAAGTCGGCCCCAGTACCAAGGCAGATTGATTCCCCCCGATCTATGGTTTCGCACCGCCTGTGAGAGCAACCTATCTGTCCAAGCCGACCTACTCGCTCTGTTTTCGAGTATAAAGCATTTCCGACGGACCTTACAAGGTGCGTCAACCTCTGCCGCACTTTTTGTGAATGTGATGCCGAGTAGTGTTGGGGAGAAGTCATTTCGTGAAGGAATTGAATTCCTATTTGAGGCAGGGCATTGTCGGCCCCAAGAACTGGTTTTGGAAATCATCGAATACGTTTCATACGATCCGTCCCAGATTGCGGAAATCCTCGAACCTCTGCGCGGGTTGGGGGTCCGTATTGCTTTGGACGATGTGGGTGTGGGGAGCACAAATCTTCTGGCGCTCGTAGAACTGGAACCTGATTTTATCAAGATCGATCGCTCCTTGATTCAGGGGATCTCCGCTTCTTGGACGAAGCAACGACTATTAAAGTACTTAACGGAATTTATGCAATGTGAGAATTCCGTGATCGCGGAGGGCGTGGAATATCGTGAGGATCTATTGGCGATTCGTGAGTGTGGTGTCCGGTTAAGTCAAGGGTACTATTGGTCTCCTCCTGTCACGGGGGATGACCACATGTTGCTGACCGTAGAGATTGAGAAACAGAGAGAAGCGCTCATCCAACTGGTGGAGAAAAAAGGTGGTATCTTGACGGACGACGACGTGGTGACAAAGAGTCAAGAACTCGACCTCTTACTCACACAACACTGTCGATTCCACCACCCATGGTAG